One Edaphobacter flagellatus genomic region harbors:
- a CDS encoding RHS repeat domain-containing protein, which yields MDRINLRHFSSFKKREALMKNIVRLFLLAIACFLTSHAGIAQDYIYATGNPSFGVNFPIENGFINISNGNLHMEFSIATHKQRGALKLNERLVYDSRIWMIGHYSNYYWWPSNVPNTPYAQGGWRFIKGNETGSMAWNLVSSSVTDGCPYPPYDGQHTITTNTPVWTDPSGTSHAFTATLVSDQNDCTGTYTQTVNAGYATDATGYQVKDDGSGNPIVVDNDGTEVYPQVIDRFGNYWSTDANGNLIDDTGRTPVIVTQNGNVTYYDVLAPNGPINNNGTRVRYTVTTAPVGVKTWFNQVQDSGGAVIEWSGTLYPVQSIQLPDGTSYSFTYDGKVFAGDSTPHYGDLASVTLPTGGVIHYGFEVFEDSYYNQNRWASGRKVGSDPSTTFNHSVVSWCGVNDLNCKESTTVHKPSGDETVYEQKINNGAWNTSVAAYTGAVGGTPILSTVNCYSFDCGGNSSTYITKSLSTTTLSNGQNTQTQYQYDAPWTGKLTALKQWDYYSGSPSATPTRETDYAYSGFDLHQVTVLDNGVQAAQTTYDYTSSATATSGLAQHGSANAGGPYLQKVTDAGTGLYTMYVFDDAGTLLSSTDANGATSYGHDSSDTFVTSTTAPTPSSGVVLSTGAGYDFNSGVVLNTIDENTQPTNFNHYDTAGRATEIDYPDGGKTQFNYIDSNNRSTWIFQTANTHTDEVDQVDVFGRLSRKAVGDGQAQNPWYQTDYCYDSNGRLLFQPVRYQGQGWSTTKQCSGNGTTYSYDALDRITNINTPDGNTTYQYNSRAVKVTDVNGVQKITQYDAFGQITAVCEVSSTNYQGDVPQDCGLDIAGTGYLTTYAYDLYNHKTTITQGVQQRIFQTDSLGRTIYTKEPERGESNYSYTYNSTGLQVVRTRPRANPNPSTPYTHTTTQYDKVGRVVSISYDDGLTPTKTYGYDTSAGWTTFGQSNLKGHLSYAYASNPNYWAQTAYNYDSMGRILGMGECLPTLCGISAHDKQLSFSYDLAGNLTSEGDGASGVIQYDRSPAGEVTSITNLSYQNSLNPASLVSNIQNGPFGPTMYDLGNGLSAQTWYDSMGRFYQQVICGTATRSNCYNTQIYGEYSQTKGSRNLISCDTVISECFTYGYDDMNRLTSASGNVHNYAYGYDKYGNRWQSNTTASNPGFDQTTNHVLTNSYDAAGNVLSDGLHSYTYDAEGNVLTVSGGGTYGYDALNNRVFAQTSNSTYGYLFDFAGRRISSWLQPNDFGNEGRIYWDGRQIAYRAWNGSTYFNHQDWIGTERMRTDHLGSISSTYVSLPFGEGYAPNENDPTGNALDNLHFAQLDHDTESGTEHAQFRQYSSTQGRWMSPDPYDGSYNASDPQSFNRYGYVGNRPLSAIDPSGLFPLGCGFSATTSDGVTSVALGSGVGAYAALGACIASGIEKLFNIFSHPSCHACEHPRPDSSPGGTIWDEHGGFHPHPYSSIAAMIGDIDGAYSPGCEFGACGGGIGDTFQGRTPVQNQSPFDIQFIRDAAGKLVTIRIFDWAGKAWKDIDFGHNHGAGDPHQHPWDWNKTPPRLPGGWIVPYRIPGPFPVIIDPCVVNPMAPYCYKPYSGPA from the coding sequence TTGGATCGAATCAACCTGCGACATTTTTCCAGTTTTAAAAAGAGGGAAGCCTTAATGAAGAACATTGTGCGTTTGTTCTTGCTTGCCATCGCATGCTTTCTGACCAGTCACGCGGGCATAGCCCAGGATTACATCTATGCCACCGGGAATCCTTCGTTTGGCGTCAACTTCCCCATTGAAAATGGCTTCATCAATATCAGCAACGGCAACCTGCACATGGAGTTTTCCATTGCGACGCATAAGCAGAGAGGCGCGCTGAAGTTGAACGAGCGGCTTGTTTACGATAGCCGTATCTGGATGATTGGCCACTACAGCAACTACTATTGGTGGCCTAGCAATGTGCCCAATACACCATACGCACAAGGTGGCTGGAGGTTTATCAAAGGAAACGAGACAGGGAGCATGGCGTGGAACCTGGTTTCATCGAGCGTCACTGATGGTTGCCCCTACCCACCTTACGATGGACAGCACACGATAACGACGAATACTCCAGTGTGGACAGATCCCTCGGGAACATCTCACGCGTTTACCGCGACGCTGGTTTCAGACCAAAATGATTGCACCGGAACCTACACGCAGACCGTCAATGCCGGATATGCAACGGATGCCACTGGCTATCAAGTCAAAGATGATGGCTCCGGAAATCCCATCGTCGTTGATAACGATGGAACAGAGGTTTACCCGCAGGTTATTGATCGATTCGGAAACTACTGGTCGACGGATGCTAACGGCAACCTCATCGATGACACGGGAAGAACACCGGTCATTGTGACCCAGAATGGCAACGTTACCTACTATGATGTTCTGGCTCCGAACGGCCCAATCAATAACAATGGTACCCGCGTCCGCTATACGGTAACGACTGCGCCTGTCGGGGTGAAGACCTGGTTCAATCAAGTACAGGATTCTGGTGGCGCGGTCATTGAATGGAGTGGAACTCTCTATCCTGTGCAGAGTATTCAACTGCCGGACGGGACCTCTTATAGCTTCACCTACGATGGGAAAGTCTTCGCCGGAGACTCAACGCCACATTATGGCGACTTGGCAAGTGTGACCTTGCCTACCGGAGGCGTTATTCACTATGGATTCGAGGTTTTCGAGGATTCATACTACAACCAAAACCGGTGGGCAAGTGGCAGGAAGGTAGGGAGCGATCCGTCAACAACATTCAATCACAGCGTTGTTTCCTGGTGCGGCGTAAATGACTTGAATTGTAAAGAGAGTACAACCGTCCACAAGCCGAGCGGTGATGAAACTGTCTATGAGCAAAAGATTAACAATGGCGCATGGAATACGAGCGTAGCTGCCTATACAGGAGCTGTGGGCGGAACACCCATCCTAAGCACTGTAAACTGTTATTCATTTGATTGCGGGGGCAATAGCTCGACTTACATTACAAAATCTCTGTCAACGACAACTCTATCGAATGGACAAAACACCCAAACTCAGTACCAGTATGACGCGCCGTGGACAGGCAAGCTAACGGCACTCAAACAGTGGGATTATTACTCTGGCAGCCCTTCAGCAACTCCCACACGAGAAACCGACTACGCTTATAGCGGATTCGACCTTCATCAGGTGACCGTGCTTGACAATGGTGTCCAAGCTGCACAGACCACCTACGACTACACATCGTCTGCAACGGCAACATCCGGTCTCGCTCAGCATGGGAGCGCGAACGCTGGCGGTCCGTATCTGCAAAAAGTGACCGATGCCGGTACCGGTCTGTATACGATGTATGTCTTCGATGACGCAGGAACTCTCTTGTCATCAACCGATGCCAACGGTGCCACAAGTTACGGGCACGATTCTAGCGACACATTCGTCACAAGCACTACTGCCCCGACGCCCTCCAGTGGAGTCGTGTTGTCCACCGGGGCGGGATATGATTTCAATTCCGGAGTAGTACTGAACACCATAGATGAAAATACACAGCCAACCAATTTCAACCATTACGATACTGCTGGAAGAGCAACAGAAATTGATTACCCGGACGGGGGTAAAACTCAATTCAATTACATCGACAGCAACAACCGGAGCACTTGGATATTTCAAACGGCTAACACCCATACCGATGAGGTCGACCAGGTTGACGTATTTGGGCGACTGAGTAGAAAAGCAGTAGGCGATGGCCAGGCACAGAATCCTTGGTATCAGACTGACTACTGCTATGACTCTAATGGGCGTCTCTTATTCCAACCAGTGAGATACCAGGGACAAGGCTGGAGTACAACGAAGCAGTGCTCTGGCAACGGGACGACATATTCATACGACGCGCTTGACCGAATAACCAATATCAATACACCTGATGGCAATACTACGTATCAATACAATTCCCGCGCGGTAAAAGTCACCGACGTGAACGGTGTTCAAAAGATCACGCAGTACGATGCGTTCGGTCAAATCACCGCAGTCTGCGAGGTATCGAGCACGAACTACCAGGGCGATGTCCCCCAGGATTGCGGACTAGACATTGCCGGAACAGGGTATCTGACGACCTACGCCTACGATCTCTACAATCACAAGACAACAATTACGCAGGGCGTCCAGCAACGCATCTTCCAGACTGACTCTCTGGGTCGAACCATTTACACAAAGGAGCCGGAGCGCGGAGAGAGCAACTACAGTTACACCTACAACTCGACTGGATTGCAGGTAGTACGCACTCGCCCAAGGGCCAACCCCAACCCTTCGACTCCATACACGCACACAACAACGCAGTACGACAAAGTTGGTCGCGTGGTGTCGATCAGCTACGATGACGGTCTTACCCCCACAAAGACCTATGGCTACGACACATCAGCCGGATGGACAACCTTTGGGCAGTCGAACCTGAAAGGCCACCTTTCCTACGCTTACGCGAGTAATCCCAATTATTGGGCACAAACCGCTTACAACTATGATTCGATGGGGCGTATTCTCGGCATGGGGGAATGCCTGCCAACCCTCTGCGGAATTTCCGCGCATGATAAGCAGCTGTCCTTTTCCTACGATCTAGCAGGAAACCTGACATCGGAAGGGGATGGAGCCAGCGGGGTGATTCAGTATGACCGCTCCCCGGCGGGAGAAGTAACCTCCATCACCAATCTTTCCTATCAAAACAGCCTAAATCCTGCGAGCCTTGTCTCCAATATCCAAAATGGACCGTTTGGTCCGACGATGTACGATTTAGGAAATGGCCTTTCCGCTCAAACCTGGTATGACTCGATGGGGCGGTTCTATCAGCAGGTCATCTGTGGAACGGCGACCAGGAGCAACTGCTACAACACGCAAATCTACGGAGAATATAGCCAGACGAAGGGCTCACGCAATCTCATTTCCTGCGATACCGTTATCAGCGAGTGCTTCACCTATGGCTACGACGATATGAACCGGTTGACTTCGGCGTCGGGCAATGTTCATAACTACGCCTATGGCTACGACAAATACGGAAATCGTTGGCAGAGCAATACCACAGCCAGCAATCCGGGCTTCGATCAGACGACAAACCATGTTCTTACCAACTCCTACGATGCTGCTGGAAATGTGCTCAGCGATGGCCTCCATTCGTATACCTATGATGCGGAGGGGAACGTCCTTACAGTAAGCGGGGGTGGGACGTATGGTTACGATGCACTCAACAATAGAGTCTTCGCCCAAACGTCTAATAGCACCTATGGCTATCTCTTCGATTTTGCTGGACGCCGCATCTCCAGTTGGCTACAGCCGAATGACTTTGGCAACGAAGGGCGTATTTACTGGGATGGGAGACAGATCGCCTATCGAGCATGGAACGGGTCGACATACTTCAATCACCAGGATTGGATCGGAACCGAGAGGATGCGAACCGATCATCTCGGCTCTATCTCCTCAACGTATGTTTCGTTGCCGTTTGGTGAGGGATATGCTCCAAACGAAAATGATCCAACCGGTAATGCTCTGGACAATCTGCACTTCGCCCAACTGGATCACGATACCGAATCGGGCACGGAACACGCTCAGTTCCGACAATACTCCTCCACGCAAGGCAGATGGATGAGTCCTGACCCGTATGACGGCAGCTATAACGCTTCCGATCCCCAAAGCTTCAATCGGTATGGTTATGTGGGGAATAGGCCACTCAGTGCAATTGATCCAAGTGGATTATTTCCTTTGGGGTGTGGCTTTTCCGCAACAACTAGCGATGGTGTCACAAGCGTGGCACTTGGATCAGGTGTCGGAGCCTATGCAGCGCTTGGCGCTTGCATCGCCAGTGGAATCGAAAAGCTCTTTAATATCTTTAGCCACCCTTCTTGCCACGCCTGTGAGCATCCTCGCCCCGATAGCTCTCCAGGAGGAACAATATGGGATGAGCATGGAGGGTTCCATCCTCATCCCTACTCAAGCATTGCAGCCATGATCGGCGATATAGATGGGGCGTATTCTCCTGGATGCGAGTTCGGCGCTTGTGGGGGCGGCATAGGAGATACGTTCCAAGGTCGTACTCCAGTCCAGAATCAATCACCTTTTGATATCCAATTTATTCGGGATGCTGCCGGAAAGCTGGTAACGATCAGAATTTTTGATTGGGCCGGGAAGGCATGGAAAGATATTGACTTTGGTCACAACCATGGAGCGGGCGATCCACATCAACACCCGTGGGATTGGAATAAGACGCCTCCTCGCTTACCCGGAGGTTGGATCGTACCGTACCGGATTCCGGGTCCGTTCCCTGTGATTATCGACCCCTGCGTAGTTAATCCAATGGCACCGTATTGCTATAAGCCCTATAGTGGCCCAGCTTAA
- a CDS encoding LolA-like protein: MPICFGKPHPKWVGLKSFHFALPSVFLLLIGATPVAIAQSASPSTSKPVPIATNKLGQFDTAALSEVLEHLKVVGAAPWTGMQGTGTIAYANETASYPATLTIQGSSKFRLDGQAAKGTLSIRIDGRVGKVQEADGRTFPLAPETASSGIVQFQMLRLADLQTASSLTDHGVVSFDQSSLHRTTIERYFSPASKFRPLTTVATDLYFDPQTHLLAKSANSIQIDGAGNNRLLRVITYEDYRLINGMMVPFRFIQTLDGQKQWTLQLSEVQLGSNQPATFFQF, translated from the coding sequence ATGCCTATCTGCTTTGGTAAACCACACCCAAAATGGGTGGGTTTGAAGTCGTTTCATTTTGCCCTTCCGTCAGTATTTTTGCTGCTCATAGGAGCAACGCCGGTAGCCATTGCGCAATCTGCCTCCCCTTCGACGAGTAAGCCTGTCCCGATTGCGACCAACAAGCTTGGTCAATTTGATACGGCGGCTTTATCTGAAGTTCTGGAGCATCTCAAAGTCGTAGGCGCAGCTCCGTGGACGGGGATGCAGGGCACCGGTACGATTGCCTATGCCAATGAGACAGCCTCCTATCCTGCGACGCTAACAATTCAAGGTAGCTCGAAGTTCCGACTTGATGGTCAAGCTGCAAAAGGAACGCTGAGTATTCGGATTGATGGGCGAGTTGGAAAGGTTCAGGAGGCTGATGGCCGCACGTTTCCTCTGGCCCCTGAAACAGCAAGTTCCGGAATTGTCCAGTTTCAAATGCTTCGTCTTGCCGATTTACAGACGGCCTCATCGCTCACCGATCATGGCGTGGTTTCGTTCGATCAATCATCACTTCATCGAACCACAATAGAGCGGTACTTCTCTCCTGCGTCGAAGTTCAGGCCGCTTACAACCGTTGCGACCGACCTCTATTTTGATCCGCAAACCCACCTCCTCGCAAAGAGCGCCAATTCGATCCAGATCGACGGTGCAGGAAACAACCGCTTGTTGCGAGTGATCACCTATGAGGATTACCGCCTGATCAATGGCATGATGGTGCCGTTTCGGTTTATCCAGACCCTGGACGGCCAGAAGCAATGGACGCTTCAGTTGTCTGAAGTGCAACTTGGATCGAATCAACCTGCGACATTTTTCCAGTTTTAA